One Brachyhypopomus gauderio isolate BG-103 chromosome 15, BGAUD_0.2, whole genome shotgun sequence genomic region harbors:
- the LOC143476995 gene encoding uncharacterized protein LOC143476995 isoform X1 translates to MAESKFTRSSRSLPSTMCVVLSEHQVQRHRVNLKRVSSSTFHPTSAILKTAHYSESGMSVVPPVLSCTQTEQKWHKPPTMGVKPGPVDAMVVLKPKPGATTASGVRSILFKGYSGELPHPATLNPGPVYAGMKADSLPLICTMNISPDKPLVDSIFGKVQVGSVLSYQQPPPPSDSVVIHEDAPPFPSLPLECYHISPPEYSFVPTHQEQLHLSSLSVTLSQSHLIEEATRSQSATPEWHSLRRERVTASHFREVSHVRGPGAAESLAERIIRGTRQTAHMKRGLEMETGALKDYADLKNLNLTKCGLVIHPDASWLGASPDGLVYDPLERPSFGLVEIKCPNTQSYVDCKFLKSGTRPTQNEGEPLLLLANSVPVIDYWYAVV, encoded by the exons atggccgagtctaaattcacaaggagttcccgaagtttaccgtcaacgatgtgcgtcgtattgtcagagcatcaagtacaacgacacagagtaaacttgaaaagggtttcaagttctacgtttcatcctacctctgcaattttgaag actgctcattattctgaatctggcatgtctgtcgtccctcctgtcctttcatgcacacagacagaacagaagtggcataaaccaccaacaatg ggggtgaagcctggacccgtggatgccatggttgtcctaaagccaaaaccaggtgctactacagccagtggagttag aagtatacttttcaagggctacagcggtgagctcccacacccggccaccctcaatcctggaccagtctacgctggaatgaaagcagattctcttccactcatctgcacaatgaacatctcgcctgacaagccacttgtggactccatctttgggaaggtacaagttggcagtgtactgtcctatcaacaaccaccacctccatctgacagtgttgtcatacatgaggatgcacccccattcccgagtctgccactagaatgttaccatataagcccacctgaatattcatttgtgccaacacaccaagaacagctacacctaagctcactttctgtgaccttgtcacagtcacaccttattgaggaggcaacaagatcccaaagtgctacacctgagtggcattcacttaggagagaaagagtgactgcgtcgcatttcagagaggtgagccacgttagaggtccaggtgctgcagaaagcctggcagaaaggataatccgagggacacgacaaacagcacacatgaaaaggggacttgaaatggaaacaggggccttaaaggactatgcagatctgaaaaacttgaacttgaccaagtgtgggctagttattcatccagatgcatcttggctgggtgcatcacctgatggacttgtatatgacccacttgagcgtccatcatttgggcttgttgaaattaagtgcccaaatacacaaagctatgtagactgcaaattccttaaaagtggcacaaggcctacacaaaatgaaggagagccattgttattattggcaaattcagtgccagttattgattactggtatgcagtggtgtga
- the LOC143476184 gene encoding uncharacterized protein LOC143476184, whose amino-acid sequence MSFYQRRTDQPRPGQEQNHFIDTPGFTTRGVPYNPQATVIHTDPCGPAPFPHRRTAGPSDVGHVYMPVEGPLHTGPDMERRRHLAQPHVQGEVLRQMDPVYLQPAGSVEPPQLHSSGWKRERVGRFHRSGRHLQPLLPDIFEAANPRDAGRGLPKSSRLLPGNPPGSFLLPSYPLVTLPGVQLTPTLHRRLHKRDTSPRCRDPDPWRDSTGEVDSSRCFPLPVLTSRTTVTSSGLMRPSPPTFTKLPPLPKPSGREPLRAFRPAKGSQVQRTRASPAEDMCEGVVGRDELKPGTPRKDPHEQQTLGPFSKPDLALAQSFRLLSSDDWEKKIEGLMSIHRLAQYHADVLGSRLHDVCIILIQEVLHLRSAVSRMAVVSLRELYSSLQKGMDQEVEATAKVLLHKAAESNGFIRQDVDTALDSMVQNCTPIRSMNALLAGGLCHLNAAVRKCTARHLATLVEKIGAERIIPAVSKLAQDSSQETRRLGRRMLLFLSSHHDFDKMVEKCIPAKDLATIRNTVLTLKSKERTKVSRIPRYKMRQPRLEQQEAPAAQAERQNTQRMKRSLRHTVRDVSPDDAAPLKDLQLNSCLPAQTKTGVLLDDLPSSPSNARTPRSPVKSLSPPLHPSPPTAVPTTNMLPRRRRAIRLIRPRDSDELKPGTPTKDPHEQQTLRPFSNPDLALAQSFRLLSSDDWEKKIEGLMSIRRLAQNHSDVLGSRRHDVCIILIQEVRNLRSAVSRMAVVSLRELYSSLQKGMDQEVEATAKVLLHKAAESNAFIRQDVDTALDSMVQNCTPIRSMNALLAGGLCHLNAAVRKCTARHLATLVEKIGAGRLLSGAKDVTARIIPAVSKLAQDASQETRRLGRRMLLFLSSHHDFDKMVEKCIPAKDLATIRNTVHTLKSKERTKVSRNAKR is encoded by the exons atgagtttttaccaAAGGAGaactgaccagccaaggcctggacaggaacagaaccacttcatagacacaccaggttttaccactcgtg gtgtgccctacaacccccaagcgacagtgatccacacggatccctgtggaccagcacccttccctcacagaaggacggcgggaccctcagatgtcggccatgtctacatgcctgtagaaggaccactccacactg gccctgacatggagaggcggagacaccttgctcagccccatgttcaaggcgaggTTCTGAGGCAGATGGATCCAGTCTACCTCCAGCCTGCTG gttcagtggagcctccccagctccactcttcagggtggaagagagagagagtggggagattTCACCGGAGCGGCAGACATCTTCAACCCTTGCTCCCAGACATCTTCGAAGCAGCTAACCCCAGGGATGCTGGTAGAG gtttgcccaaatccagccgcttgctgcctgggaacccccccgggtcgttcctactgccctcctaccctctggTCACTCTTCCGGGAGTGCAGCTCACTCCCACTCTGCATCGTAGACTACACAAGCGAGACACGAGCCCTCGGTGCAGAGACCCGGACCCGTGGAGGGACAGTACTG gtgaagttgactccagcaggtgtttcccactgcctgtgctcacttcacgcacgacagtcacctcgtcaggactgatgaggccttctccgcccacctTCACAAAgttgcctccactccccaaaccttctggccgagagcctctccgtgcattcaggcctgccaaag gatctcAAGTGCAACGCACCAGGGCGTCCCCTGCTGAGGACATGTGTGAAGGAGTAGTTGGCAGAG atgaactcaaaccaggaactcccaggaaggatccccacgagcagcagactttagggcccttctccaaaccagaccttgctctcgctcagagcttcagactgcttagctctgatgactg ggagaagaaaattgaaggattGATGTCCATCCATAGATTGGCTCAATATCAtgctgatgtgcttggcagcaggcttcatgatgtctgcattattcttattcaagag gtgctgcacctgcgctctgccgtgtcccgcatggctgtggtgtccttgagggagttgtactccagcctgcaaaaagggatggaccaggaagtggaggctacagctaaggtcctcctccacaaagcagcggagtccaatggcttcatcaggcaggacgtggacacagctctggacagcatggtgcagaactgcacccccattcggagcatgaacgcccttctcgctggaggactctg tcatctgaatgctgcagtaagaaagtgtactgctcggcacttggctactttggtagagaagattggtgcagagcgaattattcctgcagtctccaagttggcacaggactcttcccaagaaaccag gcgcttgggccggcgtatgctgctgttcctgtcctcccaccatgactttgataagatggtggaaaagtgcatccctgccaaagacctggcaaccatcaggaacactgtcctcactctgaaatccaag gagaggacaaaggtgtctaggattccaagatataagatgcgtcagcctcgtctggagcaacaagaagctccagccgcacaggcGGAGCGGCAGAAcacgcagcgaatgaagcgcagccttaggcacacggtgagggacgtgagcccagacgacgcggcacctctgaaag acctgcagctgaacagttgTCTTCCAGCCCAGACTAAGACTGGTGTCCTCCTGGATGATTTGCCTTCGAGCCCCAGCAACGCACGCACCCCCAGAAGTCCCGTcaaaagtttgagtcctccgctTCATCCCAGCCCCCCCACGGCTGTCCCTACTACAAACATGCTGCCACGACGCAGACGAGCTATCAGACTGATCAGACCACGTGACTCTG atgaactcaaaccaggaactcccacgaaggatccccacgagcagcagactttacggcccttctccaatccagacctcgctctcgctcagagcttcagactgcttagctctgatgactg ggagaagaaaattgaaggattGATGTccatccgtagattggctcagaatcactctgatgtgcttggcagcaggcgtcatgatgtctgtattattcttattcaagag gtgcggaacctgcgctctgctgtgtcccgcatggcggtggtgtccttgagggagttgtactccagcctgcagaaagggatggaccaggaagtggaggctacagctaaggtcctcctccacaaagcagcggagtccaatgccttcatcaggcaggacgtggacacagcactggacagcatggtgcagaactgcacccccattcggagcatgaacgcccttctcgctggaggactctg tcatctgaatgctgcagtaagaaagtgtactgctcggcacttggctactttggtagagaagattggtgctggccgcttattgtctggggcgaaagacgtcacagcgcgaattattcctgcagtctccaagttggcacaggacgcttcccaagaaaccag gcgcttgggccggcgtatgctgctgttcctgtcctcccaccatgactttgataagatggtggaaaagtgcatccctgccaaagacctggcaaccatcaggaacactgtccacactctgaaatccaag gagaggacaaaggtgtctaggaatGCGAAGAGATAA
- the LOC143476995 gene encoding uncharacterized protein LOC143476995 isoform X3 — protein sequence MSVVPPVLSCTQTEQKWHKPPTMGVKPGPVDAMVVLKPKPGATTASGVRSILFKGYSGELPHPATLNPGPVYAGMKADSLPLICTMNISPDKPLVDSIFGKVQVGSVLSYQQPPPPSDSVVIHEDAPPFPSLPLECYHISPPEYSFVPTHQEQLHLSSLSVTLSQSHLIEEATRSQSATPEWHSLRRERVTASHFREVSHVRGPGAAESLAERIIRGTRQTAHMKRGLEMETGALKDYADLKNLNLTKCGLVIHPDASWLGASPDGLVYDPLERPSFGLVEIKCPNTQSYVDCKFLKSGTRPTQNEGEPLLLLANSVPVIDYWYAVV from the exons atgtctgtcgtccctcctgtcctttcatgcacacagacagaacagaagtggcataaaccaccaacaatg ggggtgaagcctggacccgtggatgccatggttgtcctaaagccaaaaccaggtgctactacagccagtggagttag aagtatacttttcaagggctacagcggtgagctcccacacccggccaccctcaatcctggaccagtctacgctggaatgaaagcagattctcttccactcatctgcacaatgaacatctcgcctgacaagccacttgtggactccatctttgggaaggtacaagttggcagtgtactgtcctatcaacaaccaccacctccatctgacagtgttgtcatacatgaggatgcacccccattcccgagtctgccactagaatgttaccatataagcccacctgaatattcatttgtgccaacacaccaagaacagctacacctaagctcactttctgtgaccttgtcacagtcacaccttattgaggaggcaacaagatcccaaagtgctacacctgagtggcattcacttaggagagaaagagtgactgcgtcgcatttcagagaggtgagccacgttagaggtccaggtgctgcagaaagcctggcagaaaggataatccgagggacacgacaaacagcacacatgaaaaggggacttgaaatggaaacaggggccttaaaggactatgcagatctgaaaaacttgaacttgaccaagtgtgggctagttattcatccagatgcatcttggctgggtgcatcacctgatggacttgtatatgacccacttgagcgtccatcatttgggcttgttgaaattaagtgcccaaatacacaaagctatgtagactgcaaattccttaaaagtggcacaaggcctacacaaaatgaaggagagccattgttattattggcaaattcagtgccagttattgattactggtatgcagtggtgtga
- the LOC143476995 gene encoding uncharacterized protein LOC143476995 isoform X2 — MAESKFTRSSRSLPSTMCVVLSEHQVQRHRVNLKRVSSSTFHPTSAILKTAHYSESGMSVVPPVLSCTQTEQKWHKPPTMGVKPGPVDAMVVLKPKPGATTASGVSILFKGYSGELPHPATLNPGPVYAGMKADSLPLICTMNISPDKPLVDSIFGKVQVGSVLSYQQPPPPSDSVVIHEDAPPFPSLPLECYHISPPEYSFVPTHQEQLHLSSLSVTLSQSHLIEEATRSQSATPEWHSLRRERVTASHFREVSHVRGPGAAESLAERIIRGTRQTAHMKRGLEMETGALKDYADLKNLNLTKCGLVIHPDASWLGASPDGLVYDPLERPSFGLVEIKCPNTQSYVDCKFLKSGTRPTQNEGEPLLLLANSVPVIDYWYAVV, encoded by the exons atggccgagtctaaattcacaaggagttcccgaagtttaccgtcaacgatgtgcgtcgtattgtcagagcatcaagtacaacgacacagagtaaacttgaaaagggtttcaagttctacgtttcatcctacctctgcaattttgaag actgctcattattctgaatctggcatgtctgtcgtccctcctgtcctttcatgcacacagacagaacagaagtggcataaaccaccaacaatg ggggtgaagcctggacccgtggatgccatggttgtcctaaagccaaaaccaggtgctactacagccagtggagttag tatacttttcaagggctacagcggtgagctcccacacccggccaccctcaatcctggaccagtctacgctggaatgaaagcagattctcttccactcatctgcacaatgaacatctcgcctgacaagccacttgtggactccatctttgggaaggtacaagttggcagtgtactgtcctatcaacaaccaccacctccatctgacagtgttgtcatacatgaggatgcacccccattcccgagtctgccactagaatgttaccatataagcccacctgaatattcatttgtgccaacacaccaagaacagctacacctaagctcactttctgtgaccttgtcacagtcacaccttattgaggaggcaacaagatcccaaagtgctacacctgagtggcattcacttaggagagaaagagtgactgcgtcgcatttcagagaggtgagccacgttagaggtccaggtgctgcagaaagcctggcagaaaggataatccgagggacacgacaaacagcacacatgaaaaggggacttgaaatggaaacaggggccttaaaggactatgcagatctgaaaaacttgaacttgaccaagtgtgggctagttattcatccagatgcatcttggctgggtgcatcacctgatggacttgtatatgacccacttgagcgtccatcatttgggcttgttgaaattaagtgcccaaatacacaaagctatgtagactgcaaattccttaaaagtggcacaaggcctacacaaaatgaaggagagccattgttattattggcaaattcagtgccagttattgattactggtatgcagtggtgtga